The window TCACACATTAGATTTGGGACTTAAGGTCTTAAAAATGACAAAACGTTAGCTTTTTGTAGATAACCATTGTCTATCCTCTTACTTCTATCCTCTAACCTCTCCCCCTAAACTAGGTGAGGCGTAAGATCTCCTGCGCCCTGGCGTACTATTTCAAATACATCGCCGGTACAGTCCACCACGGTCGAGGGCATGTTATTACCCATCCCTCCATCAATCACAATATCCACAAGGCCTTTGTAGCGCTCCCAGATCTCTTCCGGATCGGTGGTATATTCTCTTATGGTATCAGTATCGTGAATAGAGGTAGTTATAATGGGATGCCCCAGCTGCTCTACCAGCATCCGCGGAATATTATGATCAGGCACCCTGATGCCTACCGTTTTCTTTTTGGCATGAATGATCTTTGGCACCTTGGAGCTTGCCTCCAGCAGGAAAGTATAGGGGCCTGGCAGCACTTTCTTCATCACCTTAAAAACGGGGGTACTCAGGTTGCGGACAAACTCGGAAATATGACTGATATCCTGGCAGATAAAGGAGAGCTGTGTTTTATCTGCCTTTACCCCTTTTATCTGACAAACCCGCTCCACAGCACGCTGATCAAAAATATCGCAGCCAATGCCATAGATCGTATCAGTAGGATAAATTACAACGCCTCCATTCTGTAGCACTTCCACTACCCTGGCAATTTTTCGCTGTTCGGGATTATCGGGATGAATTTTCAAGAGTTCTGCTGCCATAAAATCAAAAATTTTTACGTTAAAGAATCAGGCTGTGCACTTACAATCTACAATATTTTAAGAACTTTAACAGCCGGTTTTAGATTAAGACTACCGGGTTAACCCTGCAGCCCAACCTGATTGTTTACAGATAGAGAAGAAAAAACAGGGCTGCAGGACTCCTTATTTGCTGAATTTAATATGAAGAATAGAAAGATACTGTTAGCCGGGTTAATCATCTTTTCGGTGCTGCTCACCTCTTTTACCTTTTATGCCTGGCAGGTGCTGTTTACCCCCAACATCCTGGTAGAGCAGGAAGACCGCTCCATCATCATCCGTCCGGGCGAGTCTTTCAAAAGTGTTCAGGACCGGTTTTACGAAGAGCGCATTGTGCATGAGCCGGTGTCCTTTGGCTTTTTGGCCAAACTGATGGATTATGATGAGCAGGTAAAGCCCGGCCATTATGTGCTGGAGAAAAACATGAACAACCTGGCGGCCATACGCATGCTAAGGGCAGGCCGGCAAACGCCAGTTAGGATCACCTTCAACAACCTGCGCACCCGCGACGATCTGGCAGAACGACTGGGCGATAAGCTGATGTTTACCCGCCAGGAGATGGACTCCCTCCTGAACAGCCCTGCCGTGGCCCGGGAATATGGCCTGGATACGGCCACCATCATCAGCCTGTTTCTGCCCGATACCTATGAATTCTACTGGACTACCACCGCCCGGGAATTCATGGACCGCATGAAGCAGGAGTACGCCAAGTTCTGGAACGAAGAGCGCCGGCAGAAAGCCGAACAGATGGGCCTGACACCTTCAGAGGTAGTAACCCTGGCTTCTATTGTTAGAGCCGAGACCAACAAGGCAGATGAAATGCCACGGGTGGCAGGCGTATACCTGAACCGCATCAAACGAAATATGCCGTTGCAGGCAGACCCTACCCTGGTATTTGCCCTGGGTGATTTCTCCATCAAACGCATACTGGCCAAAGACAAGGAAGTAGACTCCCCCTACAACACCTATATGTACCGCGGCCTTCCGCCCGGCCCCATCAACATGCCCACCACCACGGCTATCGATGCTGTGCTGAATCCGGAAAGCCACAACTATATATACTTTGTGGCAAAGGAAGATTTCTCAGGCTACCATACCTTTTCCACCAACTACGATGAGCACATGAAAAATGCCAGAAAATACCATAGTGCACTCAAAAAGCGCGGTATTTTCAGGTAAAGTTGCCTATTGTAAAATTGTTCCCCATATTTAAACATGGGAAAATGGCACAGCCTGCTGATAGACAGGCGGAGCCCTTATACTGCATTCTGGGTTTAATCCTGTTAAGGTATGTATGTAGCCGAAACAAAGCTGCGGGTCCGTTATGCTGAAACGGATCAGATGGGATATGTATACTACGGCAATTATGCTACGTATTATGAGATAGGACGGGTAGAGGCGCTCCGTGACCTGGGCTTTAGCTACAAGGCCCTGGAAACAGAGGCAGGCGTAATGATGCCGGTACTGGAGCTGCATGTTCAGTACAAAGCACCCGCCCTTTACGATGATGAACTACGCCTGCAGATCAGCGTACCGGAAATGCCGCAAACGCGCATGCGCTTTGAATACAAGCTTTACAATGCAGCCGGCAAGCTCCTGAATGAGGGCTATACCACACTGGCGTTTGTAAACAAGAGCAGCGGTCGTCCCTGTAGAGTACCTGAGGAACTAAAACAGGTCTTGCTCCCTTATTTCAAATAGTATGCAGAGGGTTAGGAACCATATTGCTAATTCGCGCAGGCTTCGCAAGCTTAGGCATTTCCTGATCAGTGTGCGCATCCGCAACCGCCAGGTATCGCTTTTCAGGATTATTGTGGTATTTCTGGATAAGATCAGGGCTGCCGATGTATTTGAACGTGCCTATGGCGTAGCCTTCAACCTTACCCTTTCTGTTTTTCCCGCCATCATCTTCTTCTTTGCCCTGCTGGCCTATTTACCGGTGGTAGATGATGTACAAACCATGGCTTTTATGCGGGATGTACTGCCGCTGTCGGTCTACCAGCTGATCGACAACACCATTCGTGATATCCTTAGCCGGCCCCGTGGCGGACTCCTCTCCTTCGGTGTTATTTTTGCCCTGCTGCTGGCCACCAGCGGCATGATTTCGCTGATGAATGCCTTTAACCGCATCCACCTGACCATCGAAAAAAGAAGCTTCCTGAAAGCCCGTGGCATTGCCACCTTCCTTACCCTGATCCTGGCCGTTGTACTGGTGATGGCAATTGCCCTGCTGGTGGTGGGGCAGCTGTTTATGAACTGGGTCTACCACCAGAATTCGCTGCTGGAGGCACACCAGTTCTACCTGATCATCTTTTTGCGCTTCGTGATCATGTTCCTGTTCTTCCTGATGGCCATTTCCTCCATCTATTACCTGGGCCCGTCCATTGAGCAGCGCTGGAGCTTCTTTTCACCCGGATCATTTCTGGCTGCTTCCTTTTGCCTGGCCGCTTCGTTCCTGTTCTCTGCCTATATCTCCAACTTCCAGCTGTACAACAAAGTCTACGGCTCCATTGGCGCCCTGATAGCGCTCATGGTATGGATCTACATGATTTCTGTAATCCTGCTGCTGGGCTATACCGTAAATGCCAGCATCGACGTGGCCCTGGACCGAATCAGGTGCAAAACTAACCAGCCTTCAGTGATGAAAGTAGAGCGCGTAGAACTGGGCCAGCCTGCGCACTGATGTGCGGGGGTTGGTATTGAGTATAGCGTAGTGAGTATCGGGTATTGAGTATGAGGTGGTATATTGATTTGAGCAGCAGCAGAAATAATTTTAGCAGGCTAAGCAGCGTAATCTGTTCAGGAACAGGTAAAAGCTAAAAGAGGGCTGTAAATTTAATTGATAAAACAGCCCTTACTATTTGACAAAACGGACAGATCTGTTACCTTTGCATCCGCTACAGAGGAGTGGCAGAGCGGTCGAATGCGGCGGTCTTGAAAACCGTTGAACCTTTGCGGGTTCCGGGGGTTCGAATCCCTCCTCCTCTGCGAAAAAGCCCTTAGATTCAGTTCTAAGGGCTTTTTTCGTTTATACGGGGTACACATAGGGGTACACAGAAAATCTTAGGCAAATATGTTTCACTTAAGAAGTAGTTCTAACTTTCCTTAAACTCTTTCTCTTTATACTATGTGTAGAGTTAGAACAAACGGTATCAAATTATTGCCGAATTGTAAATGAGAAATCTCACTGTGTAAATCAAAATCCCACCAACTTGCTTTTCACCAATCCGAAATGTAAGTTGGACCATGTCATAATCAAAGAATGACATTCTTCATAAAAGAGGATTTAGCTAAGTAAACCATGCTGAAAGACATTAAAATAATAAGAGCAGTTTCAAATATTTCTCAAAGAGCTGAGAGGCAAAAGGATACAGATAAAATAGTAAGCTCATATGTTGAAGTAGGCATTTTACAACAACTTCTAAACAGCAATAATCAAATACTGTATGGAAGAAGAGGCACTGGCAAAACTCACATACTTAAAATGCTGGAGAGCGAGTACTCTAACAATCCATCAATAACAACTTGCTACATAGATTGTAGATTCTTAGGCAGCTCACCACAGTTTACAGACACAACACTTTCTCTATCCCACAGATGCTCATCATTGTTTATAGATATCCTTAATGAGTTAGTTGAATCGATACTTAATCATATAGCCAACAATCCTAATAGCTACTCTGAGCAGTCACTCAAAGCATTGGATGACTTTTCCAAAGCTTCAGTTGGTGAAATACAAAAATCCAAAAAAATAATACAGCGTAACAAGGATACTAACTCTGATCAAACAGGTTTTGGATTGAATATCAAGCCAACAAGTTTAGATCTTTCACTTAGTGGCCAAGCTAACTTTGGAAACGAAAATGAAAGGACCGAGGAGTTTAATACAGAGGAGTACAGTAAAATAGCATTTCCAGACTTACATTTTTTCTTGAGAAAAGCACTAAAATTTGCTGGAACAGACTTATGTCTCATTATTGATGAATGGTCTGCTGTGCCCTATGACCTTCAGCCATTTCTTGCAGAATTCATTAAGAGGTCCTTTATTCCTATTCCTGAAGTAACTGTAAAAATCGGGGCTTTAGAATATAGATCAAATTTTAGCATTCCAAGGGAAAAGCATAATTATGTAGGGTTTGAAATAGGCAGTGACATTAGTTCAAATTTAGACATCGATGAATACTTTGTATATGATAGAAATCCAGAAACTATTGTTCATACTTTTTCTGAAATTCTTTTCAAGCATATAAATTCTGAACTTGAGCCAAATTATTTAAAAATCACTTACAACATCACCACAGCTCAAAAGTTTATTCAGTCTGTTTTTACTGGCCTTGCCGCATTTGAAGAACTGGTAAGAGCGTCAGAAGGCGTTGCTAGAGATTTCATTAATATTTTCACTCTTGCATTTTTTGATTCCCAAAGAAAAGGCCAGGAAAAGATTGATAAAAAATTAATTGTTGAAGCAAGCAGGCAGTGGTTTGAAAATGATAAATCTAAAAATTTAGATGATCCGTTGCATGAAAAATTAAGATTAATCATAGATGAGGTAATTGGAAAAAAAAGGGCCAGATCATTTTTGGTTCCAAGAGAACTAGAAAAGCATGGCACCATTCAAAAGCTCTTCGATGCACGAGTTATCCATATTGTTAAAAAAGGTTACTCAGACAAAGACAATCCTGGCATCAGATACAACATCTATTCACTTGATTACGGCACATACGTTGATTTGATAAATACAAGTAAGCAGCCTCAAATAGAACTTTTACCCATCGACATACCTGAAGCAAAAGATTCTATAGTTCCATTCGACGATAAAAGAAGCATTAGAAGGATAATTCTTTCAAAAAGAATTTTAGATTAATGGACAGTGCGATATTTTTGACCGTTCTCTCAGGCACACCCCAACTACCTATGGTTAAGTTTATTACTTAAAGGGATGTCCTTTATTATAATTTTACTTGATGCACATATTTCAAAGGGAAGTAAGTCGATCTCTAAGATCTGAAAGTTCAGAAACTACTGTTTCCATTTCATCAATCGCTTCTGTCATTGCATCCCCCTTCTCCCCATATTGGAAACTTTCGGGTAGATTATCAAAGGCTTCCTGCTCCTGGCTGGATAGTTCAGAAATTTGATTTTCCAGCTCTTCCAACTGGGCTGCAATCTTTTCCAGCTGTTTTCTTCGGGTCTTGTTCATGGTTAAGCAGTAAAAGGGAGTAAATTAAATTTCTATTTCTGTTTTTGCATGTGCTCAATGTATCTATAGCAGGTAGCTCTGCTAATGCCCAAACCGTCAGCAATCTCCTGCACTGTCTTCTCTCCACTATCAAAAAGAATCTTAGCTGAAGTGGCTTTGGCCATCGCTTCTTTGGAAAGACCAGCTGGCCTACCCCCTAGCCTACCCCTTGCCTTTGCTGCTTCCAAGCCGGCTTTAGTACGCTCTTTTATGATTTCCCGTTCGAACTCTGCCAGGGAAGCAAATATGTTGAAGGCGAACCTACCTGTGGCCGTTCCGGTATCTATGCCATCTTTCAAACTGACGAACTCTACCCCCTTTTCCCTAAATGCTGAAACCAGTTCAATCAGGTCTTTCAAGGAACGCCCAAGTCTATCCAGCTTCCACACAACAACAATATCACCCTCTCGCAACTGGTCAATCATCTTATTGAGCTGGGGTCTCTCTTTATTCTTACCGGAAATCTTCTCTTTGTAAATCTGCTCACAGCCGTAGTTTTTAAGATCATCCAGCTGCAGTTCTAGCTTCTGATCTTGAGTACTTACTCTGGCGTATCCTATTTTCATTCCGTTGTCTCAAAAACTATGTCTCAAATATAGAGAGATAGTTTGAATATTGAGATGAGTTTATAAGATATATTTTAATTGCCAGGGATAGCTAACTGCAGGCTGCTGGGAATTCTCAAGAAACGCTGGTTTCTTGAAACAAAGTATTGGATGATTGGATTCAGAGTAGCTACACTTAACTCTACAGATCTTCAAGAAGTGTAAATTGATAAGGTGTAAGCCATTTATGTAATTCATTATTACAGGCTTATGACCGAAAACCTTCATTCAAGTGATTTGAGGCAGGGTATTACACTTAACCGTTCGCTTTTGTGTAAAGTTTAAAAATCCATGATCACATCAACTATCGCCAGTTATAGGCAGCTTGAATCGAAAATACCCTATCGAGTAGGTTTGTAAATGCAATAGGTTTACCATTCCTAATCTTAAGGCTTATTGTAAATGACACTTAAATTCATAAATTCACGTTAATATGTATATATGGGAAAGGTCCATGTAAAAAAATCAAAGATGATCCACATGGAAGAGCTGCTAGAGTTGCTTCCTGAATCTGCTTTGAAGAAACCTAAGGAAATCAGCTTCCGCAAATACATAGGAATGATGAATTTCAAGGGTGATGCCTTAGCCTATCAGAAAAAACTTCGTGAACAAGAGGAGTGATCTATTCATTGATACCAATGTCATCATCAATATTGATAAGGGTCACCAGGCCCTTATTTCTTTTTTAGATGGTTATTTTCCAAGGGTACATACCAGCTACATCAGTCAGATTGAAGCCCTGGCTTGGCCTGATAATACTGAAGAAGGTCTAAAAAAACTCAATCACTTTTTTACCCATAAAGTGACCGTAAACCCACATGATGAATTCATCCAGGAAAACACTATTGAGCTAATGCGTAAATACAAGCTAAAGCTTCCTGATGCTGTTGTTGCTGCCACAGTAATTTTATACCAGTTCCCTCTTTTGACTTCAGATACCGGATTCAAGAAAATCAATTGCGCTGGTTTTGAATTAATCCTGTATGATGCCCCCGTTTGGTAATCATCTTTAGGAGTTCGCAATCGATCATTGACCAGAGTTGTGACTCAGTAGGGATTTGTTTCGTTACCTTTCTTGCGCTATTCATATGCATTCTACAGTTTCCATTGATCACTTTTTAATGATCAGCAAAGGTGCCGCCTTTAAATGAAAGATTCATATTTATAGTTTCAGTTCCTATATGAAAACACGAAAAGTGAAACCAGCAAGCAGACGGTAAGCACAAAACATCTATTTAGTTAAATAGGAGCGGGTTTCTATTGGTTTCACCTTACACAGAAGTGAAACCACAAATTAGTTGCCAGGAAATGATCTGGGAAAAATGGTGGGGTTGTAAAGATCACTATCGACCAAAAGAATAGCCGACTAACCACTTGAAAATAATAATAGGGAATGCAGTGTGAGTATGCTGGTAACGGAATATGATGCAGTCGTATAACTGAAATGCACTTTTATGGATCTTTAGTCGCTGATCACAAAAAATGACCAGTAAGGGCTCTTCCTGGTCATTATTTAATATGACTTGCAAATAGGTTAGAAAAATAGCCTTAATCAGCCCTGAAACTATAGTGTCCTACAAAACTATGTCTTTCGAAAGATAAGATCCAGAGATGCAGCTTCCCCTCCTTGTCCAGGTGCATGAGTGGTCCGTCTATGCCTATTTTGTGGCTATCCAGCCAACGTCCTTGTCCATCGGTTAAGGCTGCAAAATAGGGGCTTGTAAGTGAAGAGTGTTTTTGTGCATGTTCATAGGTTTCGTAAAAAGTGTGGTTGCCGAAACCCATAGAGTTTTGCCATCCATCGTTAGCCTGTTCAACATCCAGTACAGGAATTTCAGCTAAGTCTATTCCGGAAATATAGTATCTGGTGGTGATGTCTTTAGCCGGATTGTTAAACACCAGCTCAATTTCAAGCAGGGAATCATTAGTAGCAGGTACTGGCTTTATTTTCCTAACCAGAACTTCCTCTAGTTGCGACAATCGGCTCAATTCCGTTTTTCTTGGGTCCTTGGGGTTGTAAAATCCAGGCTGGCTAAAAGTTGCATATAAGGTCTTGTCAGTTAGGAAGTCCTGAATTTTAGTAGTGTTTTTCGGGTACAATACGTTTTTGAGTTTTCTGGATCTTTCTCCTTTGAGCGGGTAGCTTTCCTGATTATGGTTACTAAAAGCAACTGCTTGTTCAGATACAACTGTGCGAAGCTTGCTCAAATTTATCTTTTCGCTGGCCGGATCTGTCCATTCTTCCAGTACGGCAGCATACTTTTCGAAAGAAACCCCATTTCGGGCTTCAAATAAGCGAGCGTATAAATCCTTGGGAAAATTAAACCAGCCATGATAATAGGGCTTTGTTGTACCATTTTCTTCGGCCCACATAATTACCTCCCACAGGTAGGCGTTCAGGCAGTTTCGAGCCACATCCACCCGCTCAATATTGTGCCTGTTTGCTCCTTTTATAGTAAAATCGCCAGTATCAAAGCGTATCTGATTACGGTTCCACTCCTGGTTAACCACAGCAATAGTGCTTAGGTATTCGTCACCTTTTAAATGGCTGGCAATAGTGGGCACCCATTCCATCAGCGATATAGAGCTGATTTCAATAGTATCACCATCTGCATTGGGGATCATTACAATATCAAAGCGGTTACTGTCTTTTTCTGTCAGTTTAAAAGATTCATACAAAACCTCATCATGGAGGCTGTGCATGCTTTCCAGGTCCGGGTTATCGGGGTATTCCTGCTTGTTAAGCTCCTGCACAGGAATAACCCAGATACCTTCCTGTTGCTGGTTGCATGCCTGAAAGCCTATGCACACCAGCAGTAACAGTAGGCAGATGCTCCAGCTATTTTTAAGATTGGTCATCTGAATAGAGCCTATGTTTTTCTGTTTCATGGCTGTATGTAAAACATTGATTGACTGGTTGATAAGAAAGGTTACAGAGAGAATTATGATTAAAATCCAATGTTTAAATCCAGTCGGATCCGATTGCCGTTTTCCTTACTGGGTCCGGTAGCAACGAGCTGCTCAACCAGGTAATTTCTAAGAATAAGGTTAAAGTTTTTTCCAAAGGCATATCCTAATCTCATCTCCGCACCATGAAAATTCGATAGCCTGGTGCCCGCAGCATCTTCAGCGGAGTAATCCCAACGGGCCCAGTCGTTCTGGGCGAAATAATCTACAATGGAATATTTTTGAAGATGGGCATAATACAACTGAAACTCCCAATCTCCTTTAGCCTGTAGTTGGCCCAACTTAACATTTACCACCCAACCAGTTTTCTCGTCTTTGAAAGCAACTGGTATAAATTCGTTGGCATTGTAGTTCTGCAGATTCTGGTAATAGTCGCCACCGATCTCAATCCTTGGTGATTGGGAAATAAGGGCATATGCGCCCATATGGAAGATGGAGTAGGATTGGGTGTAGGTACCTTTTTTGTCAGGCACATTTGCAATGTTTCTGAAATAGTAAAGGCTTGGAAATAAGGTTAATTTCTTTTTCCAGTGCTTGCTCAGCAGCTGAACTCCCTGAACATAAGCATCTTTTGCAAGAGACTGATTATTAGAAGAAATGATAAAATGGCTGCCATTGAGCATAAGCGAGTTTATCAGCTTTGTATTCGAGGGAATGTTGTACGAAACCGATAGCCCCTCTGGAAAGACGTTATCGTTCCAGAACAGCTCGTTTTGCTTTTCAAATGGAAAGGTATTCTTACCCACCCAGGCGGTTAATCCATACTGCTTATACTGGAAGTAAAGCTTTTCAAAGCCTAACTGAACAGTGCCAAACTCACCATCATTGCCCCCCAGGGTTACATGAGGGCCTTGTTGGTCACTGAGGTTGCCGGTTCTGATTCTGGCACCGAAATTAGCCCAGGGGTTGTACTGGTAGGAAGCTCCTAAGCGAAACCGGTATACCATTCTGCTTCTGTCTTCTCGGTAGCTGCCATCTGAATTACGGGAGTTCCAGTCTTGTTCTATCCTGAACCTAAAATCACTTGTAAATTTAAGTTTACTTTCTGGGGCAGGCTCGGCAGCAGGTGCCAGTGTTTGCGATGGGATTGACTCGGATGGAGGATTACTTATATCAATTGGGGTTTGTCCAAAACCAATAATTGGTAAAAGTATGAGAATTGATAGTATAAATTTATACATGTTAACAGAGAGAGAGAAGGTTGTTAACTGTTATTCAAAAGGATTGGCGGCTCATGATAGCGCCTCCAATAGAAAGATCATAAAATGACAGAATAGGGTACTGTGGCACAATAACTGTGAAGTAGCCAAAGATCTAATCAAATAAAATGTTGATTAAGCATTAAATTTAAAACAAAATAATCATTAAATAGTTAAACTCTACCATTAAAGGCTCTGATTTTACTATTCTAGCTGAACTCAGGAATTATCAATAGAGGCTAGCATTATTTAAATGGCTGCTATAATGCTCTAAGTAAGAATATGCAGGTCCGTCAATAATGTATATCAGAGTATTAAGAAGGTTTCTATACTAGGATTGGTGGATTGGAACGTGACTGTAATTCAATGCATTACCATTTGCTGGAAAAATGCTTTAGGAAAGGTGCAGAGCTCCATCTTTGCCTAAGGTTGGCTTGTTGTTTCTTAACTCTTTCAGAAACTGCTTCTTGATCTTTTTCACATCTAACCCATGCTTTGTCTTCCATTGTAACTGTGTTAAAGGTATTCTATTTTTATCCTTTGACACAGTTTGGATTACAGCCTCTTAGGTATCCATTGACCAAAAGCCCTGCTTCCATGTTGGATTCTATACAGCTAAGCTCAATGACTTAAACGAAGGGCAAGAGCTATTTTCTTAGCTATACTGTACCCAATGAGCAACACAAGTTATACACGAAAAGGCTTATGAATGCTGAAGCAGGTATACTTTGAAAGTGGTACCTTTATTTAACTGGCTACTTACCTCTATTCTGCCTCCGTTATTTTCTATTACTCGTTTTATAGTATAAAGTCCAATGCCAGTTCCTTCAACATGTGTATGAAACCTGGTGAACATGGTGAAGAGCTTTGGCAACTTTTGTTCAGGGATTCCTAAACCATTGTCTTCAATGGTGAGAATTATGTATTTATTATCCTTTTGTGTGCTGATGCGAATCTCCAAAGGCCTGTCAGCAGATTTATACTTAATAGCGTTAGACAGCAAGTTGTAAAAAATAGTTCTTAAACCTGCTTTTGAATACTCTATCGAAGTAATTTGAAAGTCTTTCTTAATGAAATTCTCCAGGTTATTTATGTTTTCTGGCAAATCTGCTTCAATATCATCCAGTATGTCGTTGAATAATACTATTTCCTGCACATCATCTATCCCTTTTTGTGCTTTCGTGATATCAGTTAGGTCTTTGATGGTCCTTTTCAGCTTTTCTATTGAAACACTGGCCAGTTCCAGTAAATTTACTGCCTGGGGTGTGATTGAGCCTGTTAAGCGTTTGTTTAAGGCCAAGAGCAATCCTTCTAGGTTAAGAAGGGGGCTCCTTAAGTCGTGAGAGGCAGTGTAAATAAAATTATCCAGATCATTATTAATCCTGCTTAGCTCAATATTCTTTTGATTAAGCTCCTGGTTCATTTCCCCCATCAGGGCAGCGTTCTGCTCCAGTTCCTGCCTTGCACTGACATGCTCTGTTACTTCATAGCCAAAGGTGATAATTCCACGGATGCTCCCTCCTTCGTAAAGGGGTGCATACCGGACATTAAAGTAGCGGGTATAGGGATTTCCATTTTGTTTCCAGTCAGACAATACTGGCAATTCCTCGCCAACGTATGCGATACCGGTGTCTAAGACTTGATGGTGTATGGAAATAATAGAAGGATCGGGATTAGGAAAGACTTCGTCCAGGCGTTTTCCTTCAATAGATTTCTTGAGTTCAAATACCTCGAGATAATAAGGATTTGCCAGTTCATACACTAATTCATAACCCCGGGTGATGCATAAAAGAGAAGGCGCCTGCATAAAGGTGTTGTATAGTGTGCTACGCTGGGTATTAGCTTCAGCTAAGGCAAACTTTTCCCGCTCCAAAAGATCTGCAATTTCTTTATTTGCTTCCTGAAGTTGCTGCTGGGTTTTTACCTGTTCTGTTATTTCAGTGCTGGTTCCTATCCAGCGAATAACATTTCCTTCTACATCTTTAATGGCATGGGTACGGGCCAGAAACCAGCCCCATTCCC of the Flammeovirgaceae bacterium 311 genome contains:
- a CDS encoding ribonuclease bn (COG1295 Predicted membrane protein), which encodes MQRVRNHIANSRRLRKLRHFLISVRIRNRQVSLFRIIVVFLDKIRAADVFERAYGVAFNLTLSVFPAIIFFFALLAYLPVVDDVQTMAFMRDVLPLSVYQLIDNTIRDILSRPRGGLLSFGVIFALLLATSGMISLMNAFNRIHLTIEKRSFLKARGIATFLTLILAVVLVMAIALLVVGQLFMNWVYHQNSLLEAHQFYLIIFLRFVIMFLFFLMAISSIYYLGPSIEQRWSFFSPGSFLAASFCLAASFLFSAYISNFQLYNKVYGSIGALIALMVWIYMISVILLLGYTVNASIDVALDRIRCKTNQPSVMKVERVELGQPAH
- a CDS encoding thioesterase superfamily protein (COG0824 Predicted thioesterase), which codes for MYVAETKLRVRYAETDQMGYVYYGNYATYYEIGRVEALRDLGFSYKALETEAGVMMPVLELHVQYKAPALYDDELRLQISVPEMPQTRMRFEYKLYNAAGKLLNEGYTTLAFVNKSSGRPCRVPEELKQVLLPYFK
- a CDS encoding hypothetical protein (COG1559 Predicted periplasmic solute-binding protein) gives rise to the protein MFTDREEKTGLQDSLFAEFNMKNRKILLAGLIIFSVLLTSFTFYAWQVLFTPNILVEQEDRSIIIRPGESFKSVQDRFYEERIVHEPVSFGFLAKLMDYDEQVKPGHYVLEKNMNNLAAIRMLRAGRQTPVRITFNNLRTRDDLAERLGDKLMFTRQEMDSLLNSPAVAREYGLDTATIISLFLPDTYEFYWTTTAREFMDRMKQEYAKFWNEERRQKAEQMGLTPSEVVTLASIVRAETNKADEMPRVAGVYLNRIKRNMPLQADPTLVFALGDFSIKRILAKDKEVDSPYNTYMYRGLPPGPINMPTTTAIDAVLNPESHNYIYFVAKEDFSGYHTFSTNYDEHMKNARKYHSALKKRGIFR
- a CDS encoding hypothetical protein (COG0595 Predicted hydrolase of the metallo-beta-lactamase superfamily), with product MYKFILSILILLPIIGFGQTPIDISNPPSESIPSQTLAPAAEPAPESKLKFTSDFRFRIEQDWNSRNSDGSYREDRSRMVYRFRLGASYQYNPWANFGARIRTGNLSDQQGPHVTLGGNDGEFGTVQLGFEKLYFQYKQYGLTAWVGKNTFPFEKQNELFWNDNVFPEGLSVSYNIPSNTKLINSLMLNGSHFIISSNNQSLAKDAYVQGVQLLSKHWKKKLTLFPSLYYFRNIANVPDKKGTYTQSYSIFHMGAYALISQSPRIEIGGDYYQNLQNYNANEFIPVAFKDEKTGWVVNVKLGQLQAKGDWEFQLYYAHLQKYSIVDYFAQNDWARWDYSAEDAAGTRLSNFHGAEMRLGYAFGKNFNLILRNYLVEQLVATGPSKENGNRIRLDLNIGF
- a CDS encoding Resolvase domain protein (COG1961 Site-specific recombinases, DNA invertase Pin homologs), translating into MKIGYARVSTQDQKLELQLDDLKNYGCEQIYKEKISGKNKERPQLNKMIDQLREGDIVVVWKLDRLGRSLKDLIELVSAFREKGVEFVSLKDGIDTGTATGRFAFNIFASLAEFEREIIKERTKAGLEAAKARGRLGGRPAGLSKEAMAKATSAKILFDSGEKTVQEIADGLGISRATCYRYIEHMQKQK
- a CDS encoding PIN domain-containing protein (COG1487 Predicted nucleic acid-binding protein, contains PIN domain), whose protein sequence is MNKRSDLFIDTNVIINIDKGHQALISFLDGYFPRVHTSYISQIEALAWPDNTEEGLKKLNHFFTHKVTVNPHDEFIQENTIELMRKYKLKLPDAVVAATVILYQFPLLTSDTGFKKINCAGFELILYDAPVW
- a CDS encoding Sua5/YciO/YrdC/YwlC family protein (COG0009 Putative translation factor (SUA5)) — protein: MKIHPDNPEQRKIARVVEVLQNGGVVIYPTDTIYGIGCDIFDQRAVERVCQIKGVKADKTQLSFICQDISHISEFVRNLSTPVFKVMKKVLPGPYTFLLEASSKVPKIIHAKKKTVGIRVPDHNIPRMLVEQLGHPIITTSIHDTDTIREYTTDPEEIWERYKGLVDIVIDGGMGNNMPSTVVDCTGDVFEIVRQGAGDLTPHLV
- a CDS encoding hypothetical protein (COG0464 ATPases of the AAA+ class), whose protein sequence is MLKDIKIIRAVSNISQRAERQKDTDKIVSSYVEVGILQQLLNSNNQILYGRRGTGKTHILKMLESEYSNNPSITTCYIDCRFLGSSPQFTDTTLSLSHRCSSLFIDILNELVESILNHIANNPNSYSEQSLKALDDFSKASVGEIQKSKKIIQRNKDTNSDQTGFGLNIKPTSLDLSLSGQANFGNENERTEEFNTEEYSKIAFPDLHFFLRKALKFAGTDLCLIIDEWSAVPYDLQPFLAEFIKRSFIPIPEVTVKIGALEYRSNFSIPREKHNYVGFEIGSDISSNLDIDEYFVYDRNPETIVHTFSEILFKHINSELEPNYLKITYNITTAQKFIQSVFTGLAAFEELVRASEGVARDFINIFTLAFFDSQRKGQEKIDKKLIVEASRQWFENDKSKNLDDPLHEKLRLIIDEVIGKKRARSFLVPRELEKHGTIQKLFDARVIHIVKKGYSDKDNPGIRYNIYSLDYGTYVDLINTSKQPQIELLPIDIPEAKDSIVPFDDKRSIRRIILSKRILD